A single Deltaproteobacteria bacterium DNA region contains:
- a CDS encoding transporter produces MRGGACIVGVGETAYTRDVARAPTALGLQLEASLAALEDAGLARADVDAILPFPNLVSAEELAANLGCPELRFATTHHVGGAAPVASLGTAALAVSAGAADCVLLPAGWAGYSGRRTRQIVAQDVASIPGGAIARDYYLPHGLTAPLQWYALLARRHMHEFGTRPEQLGAVALAMRRHAQRNPRAVMHGRPLSMEDYLASPMLSDPYRLLDCCLETDGGAAVVVTSAERARDLRRPPVAVLGAACGQPDPADEITGRADLFRTGLSSAAPRAFAAAGVRPADADFAQIYDCFTFELLQQLEECGFCKRGEGGAFVEGGRIELGGELPVNTHGGLLSEAHVLGMSHVVEAVRQLRGEAGERQVAGAELGVVTGWGDFGDGSIAILGRSA; encoded by the coding sequence ATGCGGGGCGGCGCCTGCATCGTCGGGGTCGGCGAGACGGCGTACACGCGCGACGTGGCGCGCGCGCCGACCGCGCTCGGGCTCCAGCTCGAGGCCTCGCTCGCCGCCCTCGAGGACGCGGGCCTCGCGCGCGCCGACGTCGACGCGATCCTGCCCTTCCCGAACCTGGTGAGCGCGGAGGAGCTGGCGGCCAACCTGGGCTGCCCGGAGCTCCGCTTCGCGACCACCCACCACGTGGGGGGCGCCGCGCCGGTCGCCTCGCTCGGCACGGCTGCGCTGGCCGTCAGCGCGGGCGCCGCCGACTGCGTGCTGCTGCCGGCCGGCTGGGCCGGCTACTCGGGCCGGCGTACGCGCCAGATCGTCGCGCAGGACGTGGCGTCGATCCCCGGCGGCGCCATCGCGCGCGACTACTACCTGCCGCACGGGCTCACGGCGCCGCTCCAGTGGTACGCGCTCCTCGCGCGCCGCCACATGCACGAGTTCGGGACCCGGCCCGAGCAGCTCGGCGCCGTGGCGCTGGCCATGCGCCGGCACGCGCAGCGCAACCCGCGCGCCGTGATGCACGGGCGCCCGCTCTCGATGGAGGACTACCTGGCCTCGCCGATGCTCTCGGACCCGTATCGGCTCCTCGACTGCTGCCTCGAGACCGACGGGGGGGCCGCGGTGGTGGTGACGAGCGCCGAGCGCGCTCGCGACCTGCGCCGACCCCCGGTGGCGGTGCTCGGGGCGGCGTGCGGGCAGCCCGATCCCGCCGACGAGATCACGGGGCGCGCCGACCTCTTCCGCACCGGCCTGAGCTCCGCGGCGCCGCGCGCCTTCGCGGCGGCCGGCGTGCGCCCGGCGGACGCCGACTTCGCCCAGATCTACGACTGCTTCACCTTCGAGCTGCTCCAGCAGCTCGAGGAGTGCGGCTTCTGCAAGCGCGGCGAAGGGGGCGCCTTCGTCGAGGGGGGCCGCATCGAGCTCGGCGGCGAGCTGCCGGTCAACACGCACGGGGGCCTGCTCTCGGAGGCGCACGTGCTCGGCATGAGCCACGTGGTCGAGGCGGTGCGCCAGCTCCGCGGCGAGGCGGGCGAGCGGCAGGTGGCCGGCGCCGAGCTCGGGGTCGTGACCGGTTGGGGCGACTTCGGGGACGGCAGCATCGCGATCCTCGGGCGCAGCGCGTGA
- a CDS encoding CoA transferase produces MTQALPLARIRVANFGWVWAGPVVGQTLGFLGAEVYKIESRARVDMTRTLPPFAGGVRDPDRSLSNHACWAGNGSVTLNLKKPEARTLARELVARCDVVIENFGPGVMEGLGLGFEDLRAVRPDLVMFSMPAAGLFGPLKDIRTYGLSLTSTTGLDSVTGYAGGPPIPFENAFSDPYNGILGAFAILAALHHRNRTGRGQHVDYSQQEAVMQMVGPAFMDWVLNDRVAGPLGNRHPAGAAAPHGVFPCAGDDRWISLAVFGDEEWRALVAAMDDPEWARAAAYASHEGRLAALDALHEQLAAWTAGHEARALAERLQARGLCAAPVLGIADLLDDPHWRARRTFVEVEHPLGFRETIYGAYVKPSRSEPAVRPGPAMGQDNERVFQGLLGLAPERYAQLVEEQVIY; encoded by the coding sequence GTGACGCAGGCGCTTCCGCTCGCCCGGATCCGGGTCGCCAACTTCGGCTGGGTGTGGGCCGGCCCGGTGGTCGGCCAGACGCTCGGCTTCCTCGGCGCCGAGGTCTACAAGATCGAGTCGCGCGCGCGCGTCGACATGACGCGCACGCTGCCCCCCTTCGCCGGGGGCGTGCGCGATCCCGATCGCAGCCTCTCGAACCACGCCTGCTGGGCGGGCAACGGCAGCGTCACGCTGAACCTGAAGAAGCCCGAGGCGCGCACGCTCGCGCGCGAGCTCGTCGCGCGCTGCGACGTCGTGATCGAGAACTTCGGCCCGGGCGTGATGGAGGGGCTCGGCCTCGGCTTCGAGGACCTGCGCGCGGTGCGTCCCGACCTCGTCATGTTCTCGATGCCCGCCGCCGGGCTCTTCGGCCCGCTCAAGGACATCCGGACCTACGGCCTCTCGCTCACCAGCACGACGGGGCTCGACAGCGTGACCGGCTACGCCGGCGGTCCTCCGATCCCCTTCGAGAACGCCTTCTCCGACCCCTACAACGGCATCCTCGGCGCCTTCGCGATCCTGGCCGCGCTCCACCACCGCAACCGCACGGGCCGCGGCCAGCACGTCGACTACTCGCAGCAGGAGGCCGTGATGCAGATGGTCGGACCGGCCTTCATGGACTGGGTGCTGAACGACCGCGTGGCGGGCCCCCTCGGCAACCGCCATCCGGCGGGTGCGGCGGCCCCGCACGGCGTCTTCCCGTGCGCCGGCGACGACCGCTGGATCAGCCTCGCGGTGTTCGGCGACGAGGAGTGGCGCGCGCTCGTGGCCGCGATGGACGACCCGGAGTGGGCCCGCGCCGCGGCCTACGCGAGCCACGAGGGTCGCCTGGCCGCCCTCGACGCGCTCCACGAGCAGCTCGCGGCCTGGACCGCGGGCCACGAGGCGCGCGCTCTCGCCGAGCGCCTGCAGGCGCGCGGGCTGTGCGCCGCGCCGGTCCTCGGGATCGCGGACCTGCTCGACGACCCCCACTGGCGGGCACGCCGGACCTTCGTCGAGGTCGAGCACCCGCTCGGCTTCCGCGAGACGATCTACGGCGCCTACGTGAAGCCGAGCCGCAGCGAGCCCGCCGTGCGCCCGGGCCCCGCGATGGGGCAGGACAACGAGCGCGTCTTCCAGGGGCTCCTCGGCCTCGCGCCCGAGCGCTACGCGCAGCTCGTCGAGGAGCAGGTGATCTACTGA
- a CDS encoding enoyl-CoA hydratase-related protein, translating to MNVELPSTIRFERRGAIALVTLDRPEARNALTREMLVGLETAFAAFQADPELHVAVLTGAGEQAFCTGMDLKGDAQQLTAGDDMGFSDTTKRQLSDVFKPVVAAVNGYCVAGGLELVLGTDLRVAAEHASFGLGEVRWGLVPLGGSHVRLPRQVPWAVAMELLLTGERIDARRAYEVGLVNRVVPQAELLPAALALAEQICRNGPLAVRTAKEIAVRALALEPGFVLEKALGARVLASEDAREGPRAFAEKRPPRFRGR from the coding sequence TTGAACGTGGAGCTGCCGTCCACCATCCGCTTCGAGAGGCGCGGCGCGATCGCCCTCGTCACCCTCGACCGCCCCGAGGCACGCAACGCGCTCACGCGCGAGATGCTGGTCGGCCTCGAGACCGCCTTTGCCGCGTTCCAGGCGGATCCGGAGCTCCACGTCGCGGTCCTGACCGGCGCCGGCGAGCAGGCCTTCTGCACCGGCATGGACCTGAAGGGCGACGCCCAGCAGCTCACGGCGGGCGACGACATGGGCTTCTCCGACACCACCAAGAGGCAGCTCTCCGACGTCTTCAAGCCGGTCGTCGCGGCGGTGAACGGCTACTGCGTGGCGGGCGGCCTCGAGCTCGTGCTCGGGACCGACCTGCGCGTCGCCGCCGAGCACGCGAGCTTCGGCCTCGGCGAGGTGCGCTGGGGCCTCGTCCCGCTCGGCGGCTCGCACGTGCGCCTCCCGCGCCAGGTCCCCTGGGCCGTCGCGATGGAGCTCCTCCTCACCGGCGAGCGCATCGACGCCCGGCGCGCCTACGAGGTCGGCCTCGTGAACCGCGTCGTCCCCCAGGCGGAGCTCCTGCCGGCGGCGCTCGCCCTCGCCGAGCAGATCTGCCGCAACGGCCCCCTCGCCGTCCGCACCGCCAAGGAGATCGCCGTCCGCGCCCTCGCCCTCGAGCCCGGCTTCGTGCTCGAGAAGGCGCTCGGCGCGCGCGTGCTGGCCTCCGAGGACGCGCGCGAGGGTCCGCGCGCCTTCGCCGAGAAGCGCCCGCCCCGCTTCCGGGGGCGCTAG
- a CDS encoding FAD binding domain-containing protein, giving the protein MKPPPFEYAAPGTVEEAVALLARGEGEAMLLAGGQSLVPLLAMRLARPALLVDLRRIGSLVGIREEGQTLVVGAMTSKRELERSELVARSQPLLRAATQLIGHPPIRTRGTVGGSLAQADPAAEYPALAVLLDAELRALGPAGARSIAAGDFFLGPLTTALGPAEVLVEARWPVLAPRTGWSIQEIARRHGDFALVGAVATLALDARGSVERTRLVLFGVRATPLRAEAAERLLAGQRPDAEALGRAARAAAEAIEEPLEDVHASADYRRHLAGVVAARALAEAAARAGEVARA; this is encoded by the coding sequence ATGAAGCCGCCCCCTTTCGAGTATGCTGCACCCGGCACCGTGGAAGAGGCGGTGGCGCTGCTCGCGCGCGGAGAGGGCGAGGCGATGCTCCTGGCCGGAGGCCAGAGCCTCGTGCCGCTGCTCGCCATGCGGCTCGCGCGGCCGGCGCTGCTCGTGGACCTGCGCCGTATCGGAAGTCTCGTCGGGATCCGGGAGGAGGGGCAGACGCTCGTGGTGGGAGCCATGACCTCCAAACGCGAGCTCGAGCGCTCGGAGCTCGTGGCGCGGAGCCAGCCGCTCCTGCGCGCGGCGACGCAGCTCATCGGCCACCCGCCGATCCGCACCCGCGGGACCGTGGGCGGCTCGCTGGCCCAGGCCGACCCCGCCGCCGAGTACCCCGCGCTGGCAGTGCTGCTCGACGCCGAGCTGCGTGCGCTCGGCCCCGCCGGTGCGCGCTCGATCGCCGCGGGCGACTTCTTCCTGGGCCCGCTCACCACCGCGCTCGGACCGGCCGAGGTGCTCGTCGAGGCGCGCTGGCCCGTGCTGGCGCCGCGCACGGGCTGGTCGATCCAGGAGATCGCGCGCCGGCACGGCGACTTCGCGCTGGTCGGGGCCGTGGCGACGCTCGCGCTCGACGCGCGCGGCAGCGTGGAACGGACCCGGCTCGTTTTGTTCGGCGTCCGCGCGACGCCGCTGCGCGCCGAGGCCGCGGAGCGCCTGCTCGCGGGCCAGCGCCCCGACGCCGAGGCCCTCGGGCGGGCCGCGCGCGCGGCGGCCGAGGCCATCGAGGAGCCGCTCGAGGACGTCCACGCCTCCGCGGACTACCGGCGCCACCTGGCGGGCGTCGTGGCGGCGCGTGCGCTGGCCGAAGCGGCCGCGCGGGCGGGCGAGGTGGCGCGTGCCTGA
- a CDS encoding amidohydrolase family protein, with protein sequence MARPEPFVALSECHLMNPQTLAEIAYYPGVQRWWGSVDGVMRAWSGRGLTGEDAHWPAPIASELVKHMDEAGVDVAFALREPMMDVTGGATCLSSNGFVLEQIAPYPERVYLECNVGPILRRGVEHAIWELEYLVKERNARLCKVYAPEDLGPLDDRRLWPFYEKACELHVPLTVHTGMSYVVPQPSAHSMPGALDRVLLDFPELEVIAYHMGWPRTEELIGLAGKHRNLYLSLSGIVGWYQRSPYRGYHAIGTALQWVSHEKIVMGLDLPFDDTRRVVDWVRTLRMPDELREKWGYPEITDEIRAGILGLNLARLARIEPTKRVK encoded by the coding sequence GTGGCCAGGCCCGAACCCTTCGTCGCACTCTCCGAGTGCCACCTGATGAACCCGCAGACCCTCGCCGAGATCGCCTACTACCCGGGCGTCCAGCGCTGGTGGGGGAGCGTCGACGGGGTCATGCGCGCCTGGTCGGGGCGCGGCCTCACCGGCGAGGACGCCCACTGGCCGGCGCCGATCGCCTCCGAGCTCGTCAAGCACATGGACGAGGCGGGGGTCGACGTGGCCTTCGCCCTGCGCGAGCCGATGATGGACGTGACGGGAGGCGCCACCTGCCTGTCGAGCAACGGCTTCGTGCTCGAGCAGATCGCTCCCTACCCGGAGCGGGTCTACCTCGAGTGCAACGTGGGCCCGATCCTGCGCCGCGGGGTCGAGCACGCGATCTGGGAGCTCGAGTACCTGGTCAAGGAGCGCAACGCGCGGCTCTGCAAGGTGTACGCGCCCGAGGACCTGGGCCCCCTCGACGACCGGCGCCTGTGGCCCTTCTACGAGAAGGCCTGCGAGCTGCACGTACCCCTCACGGTCCACACCGGGATGTCGTACGTCGTGCCCCAGCCGAGCGCCCACAGCATGCCCGGCGCCCTCGACCGCGTGCTCCTCGACTTCCCCGAGCTCGAGGTGATCGCCTACCACATGGGCTGGCCGCGCACGGAGGAGCTGATCGGGCTCGCCGGCAAGCACCGCAACCTCTACCTGAGCCTCTCGGGCATCGTCGGCTGGTACCAGCGCTCGCCCTACCGCGGCTACCACGCGATCGGGACCGCGCTGCAGTGGGTCTCGCACGAGAAGATCGTGATGGGGCTCGACCTGCCCTTCGACGACACCCGTCGCGTCGTGGACTGGGTACGCACGCTCCGGATGCCCGACGAGCTGCGCGAGAAGTGGGGCTACCCGGAGATCACCGACGAGATCCGCGCGGGGATCCTCGGGCTCAACCTGGCGCGGCTCGCCCGGATCGAGCCGACCAAGCGCGTGAAGTAG
- a CDS encoding (2Fe-2S)-binding protein — MPEPVAIRVVVNGSAREERVEPRTTLADFLRHTLGLTGTHVGCEHGVCGACNVLLDGRAVRSCLMLAVQADGAQVTTVEALARDGELHPIQEAFREARGLQCGFCTPGMLLTIHELLADDPEPSDEAIREALGGQICRCTGYQAILEAVRLAAAKLRAAGAAGG; from the coding sequence GTGCCTGAGCCGGTGGCGATCCGCGTCGTCGTGAACGGCTCCGCCCGCGAGGAGCGCGTCGAGCCGCGCACCACGCTGGCCGACTTCCTGCGCCACACGCTGGGTCTCACCGGCACCCACGTCGGCTGCGAGCACGGCGTCTGTGGCGCGTGCAACGTGCTGCTCGACGGCCGCGCCGTGCGCTCCTGCCTGATGCTCGCCGTGCAGGCCGACGGGGCGCAGGTCACCACCGTCGAGGCGCTCGCGCGCGACGGCGAGCTGCACCCGATCCAGGAGGCCTTCCGGGAGGCGCGCGGCCTCCAGTGCGGCTTCTGCACGCCGGGCATGCTGCTCACCATCCACGAGCTCCTGGCCGACGACCCCGAGCCGAGCGACGAGGCGATCCGCGAGGCCCTCGGCGGGCAGATCTGCCGCTGCACCGGCTACCAGGCGATCCTCGAGGCGGTCCGGCTGGCGGCGGCGAAGCTGCGCGCGGCCGGGGCCGCGGGGGGCTGA
- a CDS encoding Zn-ribbon domain-containing OB-fold protein, with protein MTAADASALPLPGRDGFAGAFYEACRSGELRFQRCSACGAWRHVPRALCAACGSPAFTWTPSSGRGRVFTYTIVTRAMHPGFAARVPYAPAVIELEEGVRILSEVVDCPVEELRIDLPVVVVFQEVAEGVTLPKFRRAVPAGAGREAGG; from the coding sequence ATGACGGCGGCCGACGCGAGCGCCCTCCCCCTGCCCGGGCGGGACGGCTTCGCCGGGGCGTTCTACGAGGCGTGCCGGAGCGGCGAGCTGCGCTTCCAGCGCTGCAGCGCCTGCGGCGCCTGGCGGCACGTGCCGCGCGCACTGTGCGCGGCCTGCGGCTCGCCGGCCTTCACCTGGACGCCGTCCAGCGGGCGCGGGCGCGTCTTCACCTACACGATCGTGACGCGCGCCATGCACCCGGGCTTCGCGGCGCGCGTCCCCTATGCGCCGGCCGTCATCGAGCTCGAGGAGGGCGTGCGGATCCTCAGCGAGGTGGTGGACTGCCCCGTCGAGGAGCTCCGGATCGATCTTCCGGTCGTGGTGGTCTTCCAGGAGGTGGCCGAGGGCGTCACGCTGCCGAAGTTCCGGCGCGCCGTGCCGGCGGGCGCCGGCCGGGAAGCAGGAGGTTGA
- a CDS encoding xanthine dehydrogenase family protein molybdopterin-binding subunit, which yields MAADIPKRIEDLPASEPRFIGRSVPRVEDPLLLSGRARFVDDLSFPGMLHCAILRSPYPHARIASLDASAARELPGVVAVVDGTDAGRWTQPGPSAPEGWGAPCLAIGTVRFVGEPVAAVAATSRALAEDALERIVVDYEPLPAAVDPFEAMQPGAALLFPEQGSNVVLQRTFTWGDVEAAFAGADRVYRERFRWHRLGANPLETFGVVAQWDPVEGSLTCHGSFQSPSHMALGRSLVHGLPSNRVRIVAQPHGGSFGGKGGARGTDIATLLSRKAGGAPVKWIEDRTEYLIAGGGQAWDRHYDASIAVRSDGLVTGLRVELVEDIGATGENFGALSAAKPLASFTGCYAIPVAEYRLTLVVTHKLPTSPYRGLGPPPHNLVLEQMLDVAARDLGIDPGELRRRNYIPSDRFPYTIASGNEYDSGDYVAALDRVLELSDYARLRREQAEARAQGRLVGIGLVSTIEPGVFDWNAYAIVGVAGTGVPEGATVGIDMLGRIVVRVGFALEGQGQYTVAAQLLADYFGVEPGDVRVVPQDTLSAPPHFGPGGSRLGVALTGAVLGAADRLREKLVRVAAHLLGVPAGQVELRDGRLLVPGVAGAELPLAQVAGTMLARSDLLPAGIDPRPEATYAWTASGRTPADEQGRAKSYLTAANACHCVQLEIDRETGLVTIGGYWIVDDCGTRLNPANVDGMIQGGVAQGIGAALLEEYVYDESGQPLVTSLMDYLLPAIHDVPETVKAALVTPSPFTPLGAKGAGESAIHTTPAAVLCAINDALAPLGVRATEIPATPQRLWRLLREPRTSGAGGPL from the coding sequence GTGGCGGCCGACATCCCGAAGCGGATCGAGGACCTGCCCGCGAGCGAGCCCCGCTTCATCGGGCGCTCGGTGCCGCGCGTCGAGGATCCCCTGCTGCTCAGCGGCCGCGCGCGCTTCGTGGACGACCTCTCGTTCCCGGGCATGCTGCACTGCGCGATCCTGCGCAGCCCCTACCCGCACGCCCGGATCGCCTCGCTCGACGCGAGCGCGGCCCGCGAGCTGCCCGGCGTGGTCGCGGTCGTGGACGGCACGGACGCCGGGCGCTGGACCCAGCCCGGCCCGAGCGCGCCCGAGGGCTGGGGCGCGCCCTGCCTGGCGATCGGCACGGTGCGCTTCGTGGGCGAGCCGGTCGCGGCGGTGGCGGCCACGAGCCGCGCCCTCGCCGAGGACGCGCTCGAGCGGATCGTCGTGGACTACGAGCCGCTGCCGGCCGCCGTGGACCCCTTCGAGGCGATGCAACCCGGCGCCGCCCTGCTCTTCCCGGAGCAGGGCAGCAACGTCGTGCTGCAGCGCACCTTCACCTGGGGCGACGTCGAGGCGGCCTTCGCGGGGGCCGACCGGGTGTACCGCGAGCGCTTCCGCTGGCATCGCCTCGGGGCGAACCCGCTCGAGACCTTCGGCGTCGTCGCCCAGTGGGACCCGGTCGAGGGCAGCCTCACCTGCCACGGCAGCTTCCAGAGCCCGTCGCACATGGCGCTCGGCCGCTCGCTGGTCCACGGCCTGCCCTCGAACCGGGTGCGGATCGTCGCGCAGCCGCACGGCGGGAGCTTCGGGGGCAAGGGCGGCGCGCGCGGCACCGACATCGCGACGCTGCTCTCCCGCAAGGCGGGCGGGGCGCCGGTCAAGTGGATCGAGGACCGCACGGAGTACCTGATCGCCGGGGGCGGCCAGGCCTGGGACCGACACTACGACGCGTCGATCGCCGTCCGCAGTGACGGCCTCGTGACCGGCCTGCGCGTCGAGCTCGTGGAGGACATCGGCGCCACCGGCGAGAACTTCGGCGCGCTCTCGGCCGCCAAGCCGCTCGCGAGCTTCACCGGCTGCTACGCGATCCCGGTGGCGGAGTACCGGCTCACGCTGGTGGTCACGCACAAGCTCCCGACGAGCCCCTATCGGGGGCTCGGCCCGCCGCCCCACAACCTCGTCCTCGAGCAGATGCTGGACGTGGCGGCGCGCGATCTCGGGATCGACCCGGGCGAGCTGCGCCGCCGCAACTACATCCCGAGCGACCGCTTCCCCTACACGATCGCGAGCGGCAACGAGTACGACAGCGGGGACTACGTCGCGGCCCTCGACCGGGTGCTCGAGCTCTCGGACTACGCGCGGCTGCGCCGCGAGCAGGCGGAGGCGCGCGCCCAGGGCCGGCTCGTCGGGATCGGCCTCGTGAGCACGATCGAGCCCGGGGTCTTCGACTGGAACGCCTACGCGATCGTCGGCGTGGCCGGCACCGGCGTGCCCGAGGGCGCCACGGTGGGTATCGACATGCTCGGGCGCATCGTGGTGCGGGTGGGCTTCGCGCTCGAGGGCCAGGGCCAGTACACGGTGGCGGCGCAGCTGCTCGCCGACTACTTCGGCGTCGAGCCCGGCGACGTGCGCGTGGTGCCGCAGGACACGCTCTCGGCGCCGCCCCACTTCGGCCCGGGCGGGAGCCGGCTCGGCGTGGCGCTGACCGGCGCCGTGCTCGGGGCCGCCGACCGCCTGCGCGAGAAGCTCGTCCGGGTGGCAGCGCACCTGCTCGGGGTGCCCGCCGGACAGGTCGAGCTGCGCGACGGGCGGCTCCTCGTGCCGGGCGTCGCTGGCGCCGAGCTGCCGCTCGCGCAGGTGGCCGGGACGATGCTCGCGCGCTCCGATCTGCTGCCGGCCGGGATCGACCCGCGCCCCGAGGCCACCTACGCCTGGACCGCCTCGGGCCGGACCCCGGCCGACGAGCAGGGCCGCGCCAAGAGCTACCTCACCGCCGCGAACGCCTGCCACTGCGTCCAGCTCGAGATCGACCGCGAGACCGGGCTGGTCACGATCGGCGGGTACTGGATCGTCGACGACTGCGGCACCCGCCTGAACCCCGCCAACGTCGACGGGATGATCCAGGGCGGTGTCGCCCAGGGGATCGGTGCGGCGCTGCTCGAGGAGTACGTGTACGACGAGTCGGGCCAGCCGCTCGTGACCTCGCTGATGGACTACCTGCTGCCCGCCATCCACGACGTGCCCGAGACCGTGAAGGCGGCCCTGGTCACGCCCTCGCCCTTCACGCCGCTCGGGGCCAAGGGCGCCGGCGAGAGCGCGATCCACACCACGCCCGCCGCCGTGCTGTGCGCGATCAACGACGCGCTGGCGCCGCTCGGCGTGCGCGCAACCGAGATTCCCGCGACGCCGCAGCGCCTGTGGCGCCTGCTGCGCGAGCCCCGGACGTCCGGGGCCGGCGGCCCGCTCTAG